In Musa acuminata AAA Group cultivar baxijiao chromosome BXJ3-9, Cavendish_Baxijiao_AAA, whole genome shotgun sequence, a single genomic region encodes these proteins:
- the LOC135648924 gene encoding leucine-rich repeat receptor protein kinase HPCA1-like isoform X2, whose translation MGTLIFTLSVFLVSLGSSSGSTNPQDAAALRSLMSQWQNTPPNWGKSDDPCGTPWEGIGCSNSRVTVLRLSTMGIKGTLSGDIGQLGELKTLDLSYNSELGGPLPPNIANLRKITTLILAGCSFSGNIPDELGSLVNLSYLALNSNQFTGSIPASLGKLSNLYWFDVADNQLSGSLPISTKTSPGLDQLVHTKHLLFDGNKFTGEIPASIGLVQTLEVLRLDRNALGGTVPSNINNLTRINELNLANNKLTGPMPNLTGIDNLNYVDLSNNTFDPSESPAWFSELQSLTALVIESGGLYGEVPQKLFGFPQLQQVILDDNEFNGTLDMGDSISQQLQIVNFKNNHLTGVKLTANYNKTLILVGNPVCNSLSNTNFCSLQQKPAVPYSTSLANCVENLCPQDQSLSPQSCSCAYPFEGVMFFRAPRFRDVTNNTLFQSLESSLWTKLGLPPGSVFLQNPFINSDSYLQVQVKLFPPSGMYFNRSEILQIGFDLSNQTYKPPPIFGPYYFIASPYPFPGTEVKSALSIGLIIGIAVGCALLIIGLLLVVIYALRQRKHAQRAIQLSRPFASWARSGDESGDAPQLKGARWFSYDELKQCTNNFAVSNEIGSGGYGKVYRGMLPGGQAVAIKRAQQGSMQGGLEFKTEIELLSRVHHKNLVGLVGFCFDQGEQMLVYEFVPNGTLRESLSGKNGVLLDWRRRLRIALGSARGLAYLHELADPPIIHRDVKSSNILLDENLNAKVADFGLSKLASDNEKGHVSTQVKGTLGYLDPEYYMTQQLTDKSDVYSFGVVMLELITARQPIEKGKYIVREVKMIINANDEELYGLKELMDPVIQNSIHLIAFKKFTELALRCLEESAGDRPTMSDIVKEIEMMLHADDLSTNSHSASSSATDFGTAKGVPHHPYISLSRKDVNSNAFEYSGGYSFSAKPEPK comes from the exons ATGGGAACCCTCATCTTCACCCTATCTGTTTTCCTTGTCAGTTTAGGATCCAGTTCAGGAAGCACAAATCCCCAAGATG CTGCTGCTCTGCGTTCATTGATGAGTCAGTGGCAGAACACACCTCCAAACTGGGGAAAGTCGGATGATCCTTGTGGAACACCATGGGAAGGAATAGGTTGCAGCAATTCCAGAGTGACAGTCCT GAGACTGTCAACCATGGGCATCAAAGGTACACTGAGTGGTGACATCGGGCAGCTTGGTGAACTGAAGACCTT GGATCTATCCTATAATAGTGAGCTCGGTGGTCCACTCCCTCCAAATATTGCGAACCTGAGGAAGATTACCACCCT GATCTTGGCAGGGTGCAGCTTCAGTGGGAACATCCCAGATGAACTAGGATCTCTAGTAAACCTCTCATATTT ggctcttaactcaaaccagTTCACTGGTAGCATCCCAGCTTCCCTGGGTAAGCTTTCCAATCTTTACTGGTTTGATGTTGCAGACAATCAGTTGAGTGGGTCTCTTCCAATCTCTACCAAAACATCACCAGGCTTGGACCAGCTTGTCCACACAAAGCATTT GCTTTTCGATGGGAACAAATTTACTGGAGAAATTCCAGCTTCCATAGGACTAGTTCAAACACTTGAGGTTCT TCGATTGGACAGGAATGCTCTAGGTGGCACAGTTCCTTCCAATATTAACAATCTCACGCGCATCAACGAACT AAACCTAGCAAATAACAAGTTAACTGGTCCAATGCCAAATCTGACTGGGATAGATAACCTCAACTATGT AGATTTAAGCAATAACACATTTGATCCCTCAGAGAGCCCCGCTTGGTTCTCGGAGCTACAATCTCTGACAGCTCT AGTGATAGAATCTGGAGGACTTTATGGAGAAGTACCACAAAAGCTGTTCGGCTTTCCTCAATTACAGCAAGT GATACTTGATGACAATGAATTCAATGGTACCCTTGACATGGGTGATAGCATCAGCCAGCAATTACAAATTGTGAATTTCAAAAATAATCATCTTACCGGAGTCAAACTGACAGCCAACTACAATAAAACTCTAAT ACTCGTAGGAAATCCTGTGTGCAATTCTCTCTCCAATACGAACTTTTGTAGTCTTCAACAAAAGCCAGCAGTACCTTACTCAACCAGCCTTGCCAATTGTGTAGAAAACTTGTGTCCCCAAGACCAGAGTCTCAGCCCTCAGAGTTGCAGCTGTGCCTACCCATTTGAGGGAGTGATGTTCTTCAGGGCACCTCGTTTCCGAGATGTGACAAACAACACACTGTTCCAATCACTGGAAAGCAGCCTGTGGACAAAACTTGGCCTTCCTCCTGGATCAGTGTTTCTTCAGAATCCCTTCATAAACAGTGACTCTTATCTGCAGGTCCAAGTTAAACTTTTCCCACCCAGCGGAATGTACTTCAACAGGTCTGAAATTTTGCAGATTGGGTTTGATTTGAGCAATCAAACTTACAAGCCTCCACCAATTTTTGGACCTTACTACTTCATTGCATCCCCATATCCTTTCCCAG GCACTGAAGTAAAATCAGCACTGAGTATTGGCTTGATCATTGGAATAGCAGTTGGTTGTGCCCTTCTGATTATTGGACTTCTTCTTGTAGTAATCTATGCCTTGAGACAAAGGAAACATGCTCAAAGGGCCATTCAACTAAGCAGACCTTTTG CATCATGGGCACGCAGTGGTGATGAAAGTGGTGATGCACCACAACTGAAGGGAGCACGATGGTTTTCTTATGATGAACTGAAACAATGCACCAATAACTTTGCAGTATCTAATGAAATTGGATCTGGAGGGTATGGAAAG GTCTACAGAGGAATGCTTCCGGGAGGACAAGCGGTTGCAATCAAGAGAGCACAGCAAGGATCAATGCAAGGTGGACTTGAATTCAAGACAGAGATTGAGTTGCTGTCCAGGGTTCATCACAAAAACTTGGTAGGGCTAGTAGGTTTTTGCTTTGATCAAGGGGAGCAGATGCTGGTATATGAATTTGTACCAAATGGAACACTAAGAGAAAGCCTCTCGG GAAAGAATGGGGTACTACTAGACTGGAGGAGGAGACTTCGAATTGCACTGGGTTCAGCAAGAGGATTAGCTTATCTTCATGAACTTGCTGATCCTCCAATTATTCACAGGGATGTTAAGTCAAGTAACATCCTACTGGATGAAAATTTAAATGCAAAAGTTGCAGATTTTGGCCTCTCAAAGTTAGCATCAGACAATGAAAAGGGACATGTTTCAACTCAAGTAAAAGGAACATTG GGCTATCTTGATCCTGAATACTACATGACACAGCAGCTCACAGACAAAAGCGATGTCTATAGCTTTGGAGTGGTGATGCTAGAGCTCATAACTGCTAGGCAACCAATTGAGAAGGGGAAGTACATTGTTCGTGAGGTGAAGATGATAATAAATGCAAATGATGAGGAACTATATGGTTTAAAGGAGTTAATGGATCCTGTAATTCAGAATTCAATCCATCTCATAGCTTTCAAGAAGTTCACAGAGTTGGCCTTGAGGTGTTTAGAAGAATCAGCTGGAGACCGCCCAACAATGAGCGATATCGTGAAGGAAATCGAGATGATGTTGCATGCTGATGATCTAAGTACAAACTCACATTCAGCATCTTCATCTGCTACAGATTTTGGAACTGCAAAAGGTGTTCCTCACCATCCTtacatttctctttctagaaagGATGTTAACAGTAATGCCTTCGAATACAGTGGTGGATACTCATTCTCAGCAAAACCCGAGCCCAAATAA
- the LOC135648924 gene encoding leucine-rich repeat receptor protein kinase HPCA1-like isoform X1 produces MGTLIFTLSVFLVSLGSSSGSTNPQDAAALRSLMSQWQNTPPNWGKSDDPCGTPWEGIGCSNSRVTVLRLSTMGIKGTLSGDIGQLGELKTLDLSYNSELGGPLPPNIANLRKITTLILAGCSFSGNIPDELGSLVNLSYLALNSNQFTGSIPASLGKLSNLYWFDVADNQLSGSLPISTKTSPGLDQLVHTKHFHFNKNQLSGSIPEYLFSSDMTLLHVLFDGNKFTGEIPASIGLVQTLEVLRLDRNALGGTVPSNINNLTRINELNLANNKLTGPMPNLTGIDNLNYVDLSNNTFDPSESPAWFSELQSLTALVIESGGLYGEVPQKLFGFPQLQQVILDDNEFNGTLDMGDSISQQLQIVNFKNNHLTGVKLTANYNKTLILVGNPVCNSLSNTNFCSLQQKPAVPYSTSLANCVENLCPQDQSLSPQSCSCAYPFEGVMFFRAPRFRDVTNNTLFQSLESSLWTKLGLPPGSVFLQNPFINSDSYLQVQVKLFPPSGMYFNRSEILQIGFDLSNQTYKPPPIFGPYYFIASPYPFPGTEVKSALSIGLIIGIAVGCALLIIGLLLVVIYALRQRKHAQRAIQLSRPFASWARSGDESGDAPQLKGARWFSYDELKQCTNNFAVSNEIGSGGYGKVYRGMLPGGQAVAIKRAQQGSMQGGLEFKTEIELLSRVHHKNLVGLVGFCFDQGEQMLVYEFVPNGTLRESLSGKNGVLLDWRRRLRIALGSARGLAYLHELADPPIIHRDVKSSNILLDENLNAKVADFGLSKLASDNEKGHVSTQVKGTLGYLDPEYYMTQQLTDKSDVYSFGVVMLELITARQPIEKGKYIVREVKMIINANDEELYGLKELMDPVIQNSIHLIAFKKFTELALRCLEESAGDRPTMSDIVKEIEMMLHADDLSTNSHSASSSATDFGTAKGVPHHPYISLSRKDVNSNAFEYSGGYSFSAKPEPK; encoded by the exons ATGGGAACCCTCATCTTCACCCTATCTGTTTTCCTTGTCAGTTTAGGATCCAGTTCAGGAAGCACAAATCCCCAAGATG CTGCTGCTCTGCGTTCATTGATGAGTCAGTGGCAGAACACACCTCCAAACTGGGGAAAGTCGGATGATCCTTGTGGAACACCATGGGAAGGAATAGGTTGCAGCAATTCCAGAGTGACAGTCCT GAGACTGTCAACCATGGGCATCAAAGGTACACTGAGTGGTGACATCGGGCAGCTTGGTGAACTGAAGACCTT GGATCTATCCTATAATAGTGAGCTCGGTGGTCCACTCCCTCCAAATATTGCGAACCTGAGGAAGATTACCACCCT GATCTTGGCAGGGTGCAGCTTCAGTGGGAACATCCCAGATGAACTAGGATCTCTAGTAAACCTCTCATATTT ggctcttaactcaaaccagTTCACTGGTAGCATCCCAGCTTCCCTGGGTAAGCTTTCCAATCTTTACTGGTTTGATGTTGCAGACAATCAGTTGAGTGGGTCTCTTCCAATCTCTACCAAAACATCACCAGGCTTGGACCAGCTTGTCCACACAAAGCATTT CCACTTCAATAAGAATCAATTATCAGGTTCCATCCCTGAATATCTTTTTAGTTCTGACATGACATTGCTACATGT GCTTTTCGATGGGAACAAATTTACTGGAGAAATTCCAGCTTCCATAGGACTAGTTCAAACACTTGAGGTTCT TCGATTGGACAGGAATGCTCTAGGTGGCACAGTTCCTTCCAATATTAACAATCTCACGCGCATCAACGAACT AAACCTAGCAAATAACAAGTTAACTGGTCCAATGCCAAATCTGACTGGGATAGATAACCTCAACTATGT AGATTTAAGCAATAACACATTTGATCCCTCAGAGAGCCCCGCTTGGTTCTCGGAGCTACAATCTCTGACAGCTCT AGTGATAGAATCTGGAGGACTTTATGGAGAAGTACCACAAAAGCTGTTCGGCTTTCCTCAATTACAGCAAGT GATACTTGATGACAATGAATTCAATGGTACCCTTGACATGGGTGATAGCATCAGCCAGCAATTACAAATTGTGAATTTCAAAAATAATCATCTTACCGGAGTCAAACTGACAGCCAACTACAATAAAACTCTAAT ACTCGTAGGAAATCCTGTGTGCAATTCTCTCTCCAATACGAACTTTTGTAGTCTTCAACAAAAGCCAGCAGTACCTTACTCAACCAGCCTTGCCAATTGTGTAGAAAACTTGTGTCCCCAAGACCAGAGTCTCAGCCCTCAGAGTTGCAGCTGTGCCTACCCATTTGAGGGAGTGATGTTCTTCAGGGCACCTCGTTTCCGAGATGTGACAAACAACACACTGTTCCAATCACTGGAAAGCAGCCTGTGGACAAAACTTGGCCTTCCTCCTGGATCAGTGTTTCTTCAGAATCCCTTCATAAACAGTGACTCTTATCTGCAGGTCCAAGTTAAACTTTTCCCACCCAGCGGAATGTACTTCAACAGGTCTGAAATTTTGCAGATTGGGTTTGATTTGAGCAATCAAACTTACAAGCCTCCACCAATTTTTGGACCTTACTACTTCATTGCATCCCCATATCCTTTCCCAG GCACTGAAGTAAAATCAGCACTGAGTATTGGCTTGATCATTGGAATAGCAGTTGGTTGTGCCCTTCTGATTATTGGACTTCTTCTTGTAGTAATCTATGCCTTGAGACAAAGGAAACATGCTCAAAGGGCCATTCAACTAAGCAGACCTTTTG CATCATGGGCACGCAGTGGTGATGAAAGTGGTGATGCACCACAACTGAAGGGAGCACGATGGTTTTCTTATGATGAACTGAAACAATGCACCAATAACTTTGCAGTATCTAATGAAATTGGATCTGGAGGGTATGGAAAG GTCTACAGAGGAATGCTTCCGGGAGGACAAGCGGTTGCAATCAAGAGAGCACAGCAAGGATCAATGCAAGGTGGACTTGAATTCAAGACAGAGATTGAGTTGCTGTCCAGGGTTCATCACAAAAACTTGGTAGGGCTAGTAGGTTTTTGCTTTGATCAAGGGGAGCAGATGCTGGTATATGAATTTGTACCAAATGGAACACTAAGAGAAAGCCTCTCGG GAAAGAATGGGGTACTACTAGACTGGAGGAGGAGACTTCGAATTGCACTGGGTTCAGCAAGAGGATTAGCTTATCTTCATGAACTTGCTGATCCTCCAATTATTCACAGGGATGTTAAGTCAAGTAACATCCTACTGGATGAAAATTTAAATGCAAAAGTTGCAGATTTTGGCCTCTCAAAGTTAGCATCAGACAATGAAAAGGGACATGTTTCAACTCAAGTAAAAGGAACATTG GGCTATCTTGATCCTGAATACTACATGACACAGCAGCTCACAGACAAAAGCGATGTCTATAGCTTTGGAGTGGTGATGCTAGAGCTCATAACTGCTAGGCAACCAATTGAGAAGGGGAAGTACATTGTTCGTGAGGTGAAGATGATAATAAATGCAAATGATGAGGAACTATATGGTTTAAAGGAGTTAATGGATCCTGTAATTCAGAATTCAATCCATCTCATAGCTTTCAAGAAGTTCACAGAGTTGGCCTTGAGGTGTTTAGAAGAATCAGCTGGAGACCGCCCAACAATGAGCGATATCGTGAAGGAAATCGAGATGATGTTGCATGCTGATGATCTAAGTACAAACTCACATTCAGCATCTTCATCTGCTACAGATTTTGGAACTGCAAAAGGTGTTCCTCACCATCCTtacatttctctttctagaaagGATGTTAACAGTAATGCCTTCGAATACAGTGGTGGATACTCATTCTCAGCAAAACCCGAGCCCAAATAA
- the LOC135648970 gene encoding leucine-rich repeat receptor protein kinase HPCA1-like, translated as MLLMKGFLLLFIIIAGLHQGSSKTDPADVSALKSLSSQWKNTPPSWRNAGDPCGESGEPWEGVNCSNSRVTEIKLFTMGLEGTLSSEIGNLANLEVLDLSHNQNLRGTIPSSIGMLKQLHTLRLLDCGFNGTIPNEIGNLSSLKILALNSNQFSGRIPASLGSLSNLDYLDLADNQLTGTLPTSASEGSGLDQLVNTQHFHLNKNHLSDSIPSNLFSSNMKVIHILLDNNNLIGGIPESIGLVQSLKVLRLDNNSLSGSVPSSINNLTNLDVLNLANNKLSGPMPNLTGMHVLNYLDLSNNSFDPSEAPNWFSDLHNLTTLIIESGGLQGEVPQDLFSLSNLQEVRLSNNAFSGTLNMSSNITQGLKTLNFQNNLLTSVTLSSYYNDTLILEGNPVCSNVQLKHTQYCQGQVQDAQSNASNSVPCLQPYEGPIICRAPFFGYISDNNLEALKKRVTEKLEGTPVTFVIRDSNFDDNAYLRVQLDLCHPTAESFTRQDILLWLDLNTQSLLIPEKYGPCYFNPNRYEFRNGGTRGWIVGVAVGSAAAVLIIAGLGTYALWQKKRAKRALYRSNPFASWGSSGKEAGGAPQPKGARFFSFDELRKCTDGFSKANEIGSGGYGKVYRGLLPDGQMVAIKRSTKGSKQGGEEFKTEIELLSRVHHRNLVDLVGFCFDKGERMLVYEYITNGTLRDCLSGRRSVALDWRRRVKIALDSARGLAYLHEHANPPIIHRDVKATNILLDDHLTAKVSDFGLSTFVLDSEEGHFSLDVKGTPGYLDPEYFMTQQFTAKSDVYSLGVVMLELITAMPPIAKGKYIVREAKIAVDEDDNEYYGLKNMIDPSLLNTRNLDGFRRFTELALQCLEESSVHRPTMNDIVKEIEIMLGKDEPNTDSTSISVHPHDEILVSTDVSGEHMFSSRSSQYLLS; from the exons ATGCTGCTGATGAAGGGGTTCCTTCTTCTGTTCATCATCATTGCTGGTCTTCATCAAGGCTCAAGTAAAACAGATCCAGCAGATG TGTCTGCTCTCAAGTCTCTATCTAGCCAATGGAAGAACACACCTCCCAGCTGGAGGAATGCCGGCGACCCCTGCGGTGAATCTGGCGAGCCATGGGAAGGAGTAAACTGCAGCAATTCGCGGGTGACGGAAAT AAAGCTATTCACCATGGGGCTTGAAGGGACTTTAAGCAGTGAAATAGGGAACCTCGCCAATCTGGAAGTTCT GGATCTCTCCCACAACCAAAATCTTCGTGGTACTATTCCATCAAGCATTGGGATGTTGAAGCAGCTCCATACCTT GAGGTTACTTGATTGTGGATTCAATGGTACCATCCCAAATGAGATAGGCAATCTTTCGTCGCTCAAAATCTT AGCTCTGAATTCAAACCAGTTCAGTGGCAGAATTCCTGCTTCTCTTGGTAGCCTCTCCAACCTTGACTATCTGGATCTGGCAGACAATCAACTAACTGGAACTCTCCCAACTTCAGCAAGTGAGGGATCAGGATTAGATCAGCTCGTCAACACTCAACACTT CCATTTGAACAAGAATCATTTATCAGACTCGATCCCAAGCAATCTGTTCAGCTCCAATATGAAGGTCATACATAT ACTCCTTGACAACAACAATCTCATTGGGGGAATTCCAGAGTCGATAGGACTTGTTCAATCACTAAAAGTCCT TCGTCTGGACAATAATTCTCTAAGTGGATCAGTTCCATCAAGCATCAACAACCTTACGAACCTTGATGTACT AAACTTAGCAAACAACAAACTAAGTGGACCGATGCCAAATCTGACAGGAATGCATGTACTCAACTATCT GGACTTGAGCAACAATTCCTTTGATCCTTCAGAAGCTCCAAACTGGTTCTCGGATTTACATAATCTCACAACACT AATCATAGAGTCTGGAGGATTGCAAGGGGAAGTGCCACAAGATCTGTTTAGCCTGTCTAACCTGCAGGAAGT GAGGCTCAGCAATAATGCATTCAGTGGTACCCTCAATATGAGCAGCAACATCACTCAGGGACTTAAGACCCTGAATTTTCAGAATAATCTTCTTACCTCGGTCACCCTCTCTTCCTACTACAATGATACTCTAAT ACTCGAGGGGAATCCAGTTTGCAGCAATGTTCAGCTAAAACACACACAATACTGCCAAGGTCAGGTGCAAGACGCACAATCCAATGCCTCCAACAGTGTCCCCTGCCTGCAGCCATATGAAGGGCCAATCATTTGCAGAGCACCTTTCTTTGGCTACATAAGCGATAATAATCTTGAAGCTCTGAAGAAGAGGGTTACAGAAAAACTTGAAGGCACTCCAGTTACATTTGTTATTCGCGATTCCAACTTCGATGACAATGCTTATCTCCGAGTGCAGCTTGACTTATGCCATCCAACTGCAGAGTCCTTCACCAGGCAGGACATATTGCTCTGGTTAGATCTAAATACCCAAAGCCTCTTGATTCCAGAAAAGTATGGACCATGCTATTTCAATCCTAACCGATACGAATTCAGAAACGGAG GGACACGAGGATGGATTGTTGGAGTAGCAGTTGGAAGTGCTGCTGCGGTGCTCATCATTGCTGGGCTTGGAACCTACGCACTGTGGCAGAAGAAACGAGCTAAACGAGCCTTGTACCGAAGCAATCCTTTCG CATCCTGGGGATCAAGTGGCAAGGAAGCTGGCGGTGCGCCGCAGCCGAAGGGAGCGAGATTCTTCTCCTTCGACGAACTAAGGAAATGCACGGATGGATTCTCGAAAGCCAACGAAATCGGATCAGGGGGATACGGCAAG GTCTACAGAGGACTGCTTCCGGACGGGCAGATGGTTGCCATCAAGAGGTCGACGAAGGGCTCCAAGCAAGGAGGAGAAGAGTTCAAGACGGAGATCGAGCTGCTCTCCAGGGTGCATCACAGGAACCTGGTGGACCTCGTCGGCTTCTGCTTCGACAAAGGGGAGCGGATGCTGGTCTACGAGTACATCACCAATGGGACCTTGAGGGACTGCCTCTCAG GGAGGAGGAGTGTGGCATTGGACTGGAGGAGGAGAGTGAAGATCGCGTTGGATTCAGCGAGAGGGTTGGCTTATCTCCATGAACACGCCAATCCGCCCATAATCCATAGGGATGTGAAGGCCACCAACATCCTTTTGGATGATCACTTGACGGCTAAAGTATCAGATTTTGGCCTCTCCACCTTCGTTTTGGACAGCGAAGAAGGCCATTTCTCGCTCGATGTCAAGGGCACACCG GGCTATCTTGATCCCGAGTACTTCATGACCCAACAATTCACTGCAAAGAGCGACGTGTACAGTCTTGGAGTCGTAATGCTGGAGCTGATAACTGCGATGCCACCGATAGCGAAGGGCAAATACATCGTTCGGGAAGCGAAGATAGCAGTCGACGAGGACGATAACGAATACTACGGCCTGAAGAACATGATCGACCCATCGTTACTGAACACAAGAAACCTTGATGGATTCCGAAGGTTCACAGAGTTGGCTTTGCAGTGCCTCGAAGAGTCGTCCGTCCATCGCCCGACGATGAACGACATCGTGAAGGAAATTGAGATCATGTTGGGGAAAGACGAGCCGAACACTGACTCAACCTCAATTTCTGTGCATCCTCATGATGAGATTCTCGTGAGCACGGATGTGAGCGGCGAGCACATGTTTTCCAGTCGAAGTAGCCAATACTTGCTCTCTTAA
- the LOC135649944 gene encoding endoglucanase 9-like → MSMYGRDPWGGPLEIHADSATDDDRSRNLDLDRAALSMTSRQLDETQQSWLLAGPGDQGKKKKYVDLGCLIVSRKLFLWSLGAVVAAAALAGLITLIVKTVPRHHRPRPPPDNYTLALHKALMFFNAQRSGPIPKHNNVSWRGTSGMKDGISDPSYGKSLVGGFYDAGDAIKFNFPASFAMTMLSWSVIEYSAKYDAAGELGHVKEIIKWGVDYLLKTFNSSADTIDRIATQVGQGATSGGANPNDHYCWTRPEDIDYPRPVYECHSCSDLAAEMAAALAAASIVFKDNKAYSQKLVHGAATLWKFSRNQRGRYSEGGSDASIFYNSTSYWDEFVWGGAWMYLATGNASYLQLSTHPKLAKHAGAFWGGPDYGVLSWDNKLTGAQVLLSRLRLFLSPGYPYEEMLRTFHNQTGIVMCSYLPVFNSFNRTKGGLIQLNHGRPQPLQYVVNVAFLASVYSDYLEASDTPGWYCGPNFFPAGVLRDFARTQIDYILGKNPQKMSYVVGFGKRYPKHVHHRGASIPKNGVKYSCKGGLKWRDTKKPNPNIIFGAMVAGPDRQDRFRDVRTNYNYTEPTLAGNAGLVAALVSLSGESTGVDKNTMFSAVPPMSPTPPPPPVPWRP, encoded by the exons ATGAGTATGTACGGGCGGGATCCCTGGGGCGGGCCGCTGGAGATCCACGCGGACTCCGCCACCGATGACGATCGGAGCCGCAACCTGGATTTGGATCGTGCGGCGCTGTCGATGACGTCCCGGCAGCTGGACGAGACCCAGCAGAGCTGGCTGCTCGCCGGGCCGGGGgaccagggaaagaagaagaagtacGTGGACCTGGGCTGCCTCATCGTTAGCCGCAAGCTCTTCCTGTGGTCCCTGGGCGCCGTCGTCGCCGCGGCTGCGCTCGCTGGGCTGATTACCCTCATCGTGAAAACCGTCCCCCGCCACCATCGCCCTCGGCCGCCGCCGGACAACTACACCCTCGCCCTCCACAAGGCCCTTATGTTCTTCAACGCCCAGCGAT CCGGGCCGATCCCCAAGCACAACAACGTGTCCTGGAGGGGGACTTCCGGGATGAAGGATGGCATATCCGATCCGTCCTACGGGAAGAGCCTTGTCGGGGGATTCTATGACGCCGGCGACGCCATCAAGTTCAACTTCCCCGCCTCCTTCGCCATGACCATGCTCAGCTGGAGCGTGATCGAGTACAGCGCCAAGTATGACGCCGCCGGAGAGCTCGGCCATGTCAAGGAGATCATCAAGTGGGGTGTCGATTACCTTCTCAAGACCTTCAATTCCTCAGCCGATACGATCGATAGGATCGCCACGCAG GTCGGGCAAGGTGCCACTTCAGGTGGAGCAAACCCAAATGACCACTACTGTTGGACGAGACCAGAGGACATCGACTACCCTCGGCCGGTCTATGAGTGCCACAGTTGCTCGGATCTTGCGGCAGAGATGGCTGCAGCATTGGCTGCAGCTTCCATCGTGTTCAAGGACAACAAGGCCTACTCCCAGAAGCTTGTCCATGGCGCGGCCACGCTCTGGAAGTTTTCAAGGAACCAGAGGGGGCGGTACAGCGAGGGCGGATCCGATGCCTCCATATTCTACAATTCGACCAGTTACTGGGATGAGTTTGTGTGGGGTGGCGCATGGATGTACCTTGCAACGGGCAATGCCTCCTACCTCCAGTTATCTACTCATCCCAAGCTCGCGAAACATGCTGGTGCTTTTTGGGGCGGTCCAGATTATGGAGTTCTAAGCTGGGATAACAAACTCACTGGTGCTCAA GTACTTCTTAGTAGATTAAGGCTGTTCCTGAGTCCTGGGTACCCATATGAAGAAATGCTGAGAACTTTCCATAACCAGACCGGCATTGTCATGTGCTCATATCTACCTGTTTTTAACTCCTTCAATCGGACAAAAG GTGGTCTGATTCAACTCAATCATGGAAGACCACAGCCCCTTCAGTATGTAGTCAATGTGGCTTTTCTTGCGTCAGTCTACAGCGACTATCTTGAAGCATCTGATACTCCAGGATGGTATTGTGGCCCTAATTTCTTCCCTGCTGGTGTTTTACGTGATTTCGCCAGGACTCAG ATTGATTATATTTTAGGTAAAAATCCACAAAAGATGAGCTATGTCGTTGGATTTGGCAAACGTTATCCTAAGCATGTCCATCATCGGGGTGCATCGATTCCAAAGAATGGGGTGAAGTATAGCTGCAAAGGAGGATTGAAGTGGAGGGACACCAAAAAGCCAAACCCAAACATCATTTTTGGCGCAATGGTCGCCGGCCCTGATAGACAAGACAGGTTCAGGGATGTTCGAACGAACTACAACTACACCGAGCCAACACTGGCAGGCAATGCTGGATTAGTTGCTGCCCTGGTGTCTTTGTCTGGTGAGAGCACTGGAGTGGACAAGAACACTATGTTCTCTGCGGTTCCACCGATGTCTCCAACTCCCCCACCACCCCCAGTGCCATGGAGACCATGA